One bacterium genomic region harbors:
- a CDS encoding beta-propeller fold lactonase family protein produces MTRPILVALILFFGFCAGCTSGSTHTLSLEIKDGTEIPNLVMAGHTVSAYFTLTNTASVAQSDTIILSLPANTTRVSTNGTYDDTCPQTITLAALESCTLQLTITGAVSQQLRVCKQFGSSCINNNDLGVREITAVNLTPENPHLHIGTTQQMTATATFADDTTEDITELVSWNSSDTSITTISDNGLATGVGLGEASITIGLGTFSSDEIPLDVVEVTAYLANRFLNTVSICTINTESEQLTNCADSGAGATFNFPIGLHLSTDKTKLYVANDTANNISVCDIDHDDGTLSNCTLTGTLLNQPVDLYFNSTGTLAFVANEADNQITVCNVDAEDGSFSNCALTGDGAILTTNDILLNTTNTFAYISDLNLNAVFICDVSELGALQNCTDSGQGTTFSNTKGLILNEDGTQIYVDEGVITVCDIDTETGLLNNCNDTGYTGAGLQFFVFNELNTKVYATKSLFGVNSVVMCDVDDETGFFENCTDAAGDGTASFTGVAGIVLK; encoded by the coding sequence ATGACACGCCCAATTCTTGTTGCCCTCATTTTATTTTTTGGTTTTTGTGCAGGCTGCACCTCTGGCAGCACGCATACCTTAAGTCTGGAAATAAAAGACGGCACAGAAATTCCTAATCTTGTTATGGCCGGTCATACGGTAAGTGCTTACTTTACGCTTACCAATACAGCCTCTGTTGCCCAAAGCGATACAATTATTTTATCTCTTCCAGCCAATACCACTAGAGTTTCTACAAACGGCACCTACGATGACACCTGCCCGCAGACGATTACACTTGCTGCATTAGAAAGCTGTACCTTGCAGCTCACTATAACCGGTGCCGTTAGCCAACAGCTAAGAGTTTGCAAACAGTTTGGTAGCAGCTGCATTAATAACAATGATCTTGGTGTTCGTGAAATTACGGCAGTCAATCTAACACCCGAAAATCCGCATCTGCACATTGGCACAACACAGCAAATGACAGCAACCGCAACATTTGCCGATGATACCACAGAAGATATTACTGAATTAGTCAGCTGGAACTCTTCGGACACCTCCATTACAACTATCTCGGATAATGGCTTGGCAACAGGTGTGGGCTTGGGTGAGGCCTCCATTACAATTGGCTTAGGCACCTTCTCCAGCGATGAAATACCGCTTGATGTAGTAGAGGTAACGGCATACCTCGCTAATCGCTTCCTGAATACTGTTTCAATTTGCACAATTAATACTGAAAGCGAACAATTAACTAATTGCGCCGATTCCGGGGCCGGAGCCACGTTTAACTTTCCCATTGGGCTTCATTTATCTACCGATAAAACAAAACTCTATGTTGCCAACGATACTGCTAACAATATTTCGGTATGCGATATTGATCATGACGATGGCACATTAAGCAATTGCACCTTAACGGGAACTTTGCTCAATCAGCCGGTAGACCTCTATTTTAACAGCACAGGCACCTTGGCCTTTGTTGCCAACGAAGCCGATAATCAAATTACTGTTTGCAATGTGGATGCAGAGGATGGCAGCTTCAGCAATTGTGCTTTAACGGGCGATGGGGCTATTTTAACCACCAACGATATTCTCCTTAATACAACCAATACCTTCGCTTATATTTCCGATTTAAATTTAAACGCGGTATTTATTTGTGATGTGAGTGAATTGGGAGCTTTGCAAAACTGCACCGATTCGGGACAAGGGACTACTTTTAGCAATACAAAAGGCTTAATTTTAAATGAAGACGGAACACAAATTTACGTTGATGAGGGTGTTATTACGGTGTGTGATATCGATACCGAAACAGGCTTATTAAATAATTGTAACGATACAGGCTATACAGGTGCGGGGCTTCAATTTTTTGTTTTTAATGAATTAAACACCAAAGTTTACGCAACAAAATCATTGTTTGGCGTTAACAGTGTGGTGATGTGTGATGTGGACGATGAAACAGGTTTTTTTGAAAATTGCACAGATGCCGCCGGAGACGGCACTGCCAGCTTTACCGGTGTTGCCGGCATTGTTTTAAAATAG
- a CDS encoding right-handed parallel beta-helix repeat-containing protein, which translates to MKFFITSLFTLLTLASGQVWANTYCVNTAFDANAFIFVSDCNASCTPTDFGGGLTGYCPLRKAIDMANAHAGADEIIFNIAGLDKTINVVSNLPVITESLEIDGTSQPGFNPNLPPPVIITPADGVASVGLELQGTQSVVKGLQVLGFDDDGIRVGPEDDVTVANHVIGPYNVISGNGEGLRITSNFNVIIGNYIGTTADGTAAYPNDTGISLTNFASGNAIGGDFASDGNVISGSTKSGINISVFSHDNYIGNNFVGTDATGNAAIPNTEAGIKIHHGSYNNEVGPGNLISGNEVGIYITRGTFDFSVRDNVVFGNTIGLSSAGDVLGNTSHGILVDDGADHNFIGSADDTTLGDCTGSCNVISGNGGDGIYLVDVREIFMGYNSIYNNAGLGINIPNLIDNNAIPAPIIESISTSEAGDHTFVLNVNTGAVGEDYMVQVFENEACDASGFGEGQTLVLSQNFTADASGIISVNMPVTTTNGLFLSATITRVSTGDTSEFSNCQEVPAFVPATEAPAESGGSGSGDPADGSSSPGSSGGGCSLAVDGSSHNGIAILTLMMMTVILCKRGRLLNYRNNSENEVNKKSYSINATTPHWHYVKNGIKLILTRY; encoded by the coding sequence ATGAAATTTTTTATCACAAGTTTATTTACTCTTCTCACTTTGGCTTCGGGCCAAGTTTGGGCCAATACCTACTGTGTGAATACGGCGTTTGATGCCAACGCTTTTATTTTTGTAAGCGATTGCAACGCCAGCTGCACACCAACAGATTTTGGAGGTGGACTTACAGGATATTGTCCTCTTCGTAAGGCCATTGACATGGCCAATGCCCACGCTGGTGCCGATGAAATTATTTTTAACATTGCTGGTTTGGATAAAACCATTAATGTAGTTTCTAATTTGCCTGTCATCACCGAAAGCTTAGAAATTGATGGTACCAGCCAGCCCGGTTTTAATCCCAATTTACCTCCTCCGGTTATCATCACTCCTGCCGATGGTGTTGCGAGTGTAGGATTGGAACTACAAGGCACACAGAGTGTTGTAAAAGGTCTTCAGGTTTTAGGTTTTGATGATGATGGTATTCGTGTTGGGCCTGAAGATGATGTAACGGTGGCTAATCATGTGATTGGGCCTTACAATGTTATTTCGGGAAACGGAGAAGGCTTGCGCATTACCAGTAATTTTAATGTGATCATCGGTAACTACATAGGCACCACGGCCGATGGAACGGCCGCTTATCCCAATGATACCGGTATATCGCTCACTAATTTTGCTAGTGGCAATGCCATTGGTGGCGATTTTGCAAGCGATGGCAATGTGATTTCGGGCAGTACCAAATCTGGTATTAATATCAGTGTTTTTTCACACGATAACTATATTGGAAATAATTTTGTGGGTACAGATGCTACTGGAAATGCGGCTATTCCTAATACTGAGGCCGGCATTAAAATTCATCATGGTTCCTATAATAACGAAGTGGGTCCGGGTAATTTAATTTCGGGTAATGAAGTTGGTATTTACATCACGCGCGGCACTTTCGATTTTAGCGTGCGCGACAATGTGGTGTTTGGCAATACCATTGGTTTAAGCAGCGCGGGCGACGTTTTGGGGAACACCTCGCATGGTATCTTGGTGGATGATGGGGCCGATCATAATTTTATTGGTAGCGCCGATGACACTACCTTGGGCGATTGCACGGGATCGTGCAATGTTATTTCTGGCAATGGTGGCGATGGGATTTATTTGGTGGACGTTCGTGAAATTTTTATGGGGTATAACTCCATTTATAACAATGCAGGTTTAGGCATTAATATTCCCAATTTAATTGATAATAACGCCATCCCGGCACCAATCATAGAATCTATTTCCACATCCGAAGCCGGTGATCATACTTTTGTTTTAAATGTCAATACGGGAGCCGTAGGCGAAGACTACATGGTGCAGGTTTTTGAAAATGAAGCTTGTGATGCATCCGGTTTTGGCGAAGGCCAAACTTTGGTGTTAAGCCAAAATTTTACGGCCGATGCCAGTGGCATTATCTCGGTTAATATGCCGGTTACCACCACCAACGGCCTCTTTTTAAGCGCCACCATCACACGTGTTTCTACTGGTGATACATCGGAGTTTTCTAACTGCCAAGAAGTGCCGGCGTTTGTTCCTGCAACCGAAGCCCCGGCAGAAAGTGGTGGATCCGGCAGTGGTGATCCTGCGGATGGTTCGTCTTCACCCGGTTCTTCCGGTGGCGGTTGTTCGCTGGCGGTGGATGGCTCTTCTCACAATGGAATTGCTATTCTGACGCTAATGATGATGACGGTTATACTTTGCAAGAGGGGACGCCTATTGAATTACCGCAATAACTCAGAGAATGAAGTCAATAAAAAAAGTTATTCCATAAATGCAACTACTCCCCACTGGCATTATGTAAAAAATGGAATAAAACTTATTTTAACGCGGTACTAG